The Geodermatophilaceae bacterium NBWT11 genome has a segment encoding these proteins:
- a CDS encoding helix-turn-helix domain-containing protein, with protein sequence MATQRFLTLDDVAEILNVSWSQAYALVRRKDLIAIQIGGRGQWRVENEELERFIAQKYAEARGSTPPPVSADAEDARTS encoded by the coding sequence GTGGCCACCCAGCGCTTCCTGACCCTCGACGACGTCGCGGAGATCCTCAACGTGTCGTGGTCGCAGGCCTACGCGTTGGTCCGCCGCAAGGACCTCATCGCCATCCAGATCGGCGGCCGGGGCCAGTGGCGGGTGGAGAACGAGGAGCTCGAGCGGTTCATCGCCCAGAAGTACGCCGAGGCCCGCGGGAGCACCCCTCCCCCGGTGTCGGCGGACGCCGAGGACGCCCGCACCTCGTGA
- the raiA gene encoding ribosome-associated translation inhibitor RaiA — MEIVVRGRNVEVPEHFRQHVEDKVGQLERFDAKIERFDVELLHEKNPRQSANCQRVEITLRGKGPVVRAEACAADFQSALDAAVTKLENRLRRAADRRRVHHGRRTPASVRLDGAAFADATPAVDREPAPVGADPLEPEEHLPGRVVREKQHPATPMTVDQALHEMELVGHDFFLFACAETGIPTVVYRRHAYDYGLIRLAGDSAGGDADAIAADVARETAGV; from the coding sequence ATGGAGATCGTCGTCCGAGGTCGCAACGTCGAGGTGCCCGAGCACTTCCGACAGCACGTCGAGGACAAGGTCGGCCAGCTGGAGCGCTTCGACGCCAAGATCGAGCGCTTCGACGTGGAACTGCTCCACGAGAAGAACCCACGCCAGTCCGCCAACTGCCAGCGCGTGGAGATCACCCTGCGGGGCAAGGGCCCGGTCGTCCGGGCCGAGGCCTGTGCGGCGGACTTCCAGTCCGCCCTGGACGCCGCGGTCACCAAGCTGGAGAACCGGCTGCGCCGTGCTGCCGACCGGCGACGGGTGCACCACGGCCGCCGCACCCCGGCCAGCGTCCGCCTGGACGGCGCGGCGTTCGCCGACGCCACCCCCGCGGTCGACCGTGAGCCGGCCCCCGTCGGGGCCGACCCGCTCGAGCCCGAGGAACACCTCCCCGGCCGCGTCGTCCGGGAGAAGCAGCACCCCGCGACCCCGATGACGGTGGACCAGGCCCTGCACGAGATGGAGCTCGTCGGGCACGACTTCTTCCTCTTCGCCTGCGCGGAGACCGGCATCCCGACGGTCGTCTACCGCCGGCACGCCTACGACTACGGCCTCATCCGGCTCGCCGGTGACTCCGCCGGTGGCGACGCCGATGCGATTGCGGCCGACGTCGCGCGGGAGACCGCCGGCGTCTAG
- a CDS encoding HAMP domain-containing histidine kinase: protein MLVAGIVVVIVSFVLFRQISDQLLQVKRNAAIDQMQAGVSYAQSQVSGIVTGDGASVRSTLDRTVRELQSRNGEAGNFDVVMVYRTGDTARPAASRQFLYPALPPALVSAVDAGSQNYQYAEMPDAGQQPAPTLLVGAPVPIDGQGGEQVDLYYAFPLDQEQESLSLIRSTVVISGIALTLFVVGIGVLVTRLVVDPVRRAARGAQKLAEGQLEERLAVSGEDDLARLASSFNAMADSLQKQITQLEGLSQLQQRFTSDVSHELRTPLTTVQMAAEVLYESRTDFDPAVARSAELLYAEVNRFELLLSDLLEMGRYDAGVAVLEPEPTDLAPLLHRVVSGMETLAERHGCRLDVRTPDRAVIADVDARRVQRVLRNLVGNAIEHGAGRPVELTLAANRTAAAITVRDHGVGLSSEDAQHVFDRFWRADPARVRTVGGSGLGLSISLEDARLHGGWLQVWGQPDQGAQFRLTLPLSPDTELTGSPLPLRPAVVRRPGVAR, encoded by the coding sequence ATGCTGGTCGCCGGCATCGTCGTCGTCATCGTGAGCTTCGTGCTGTTCCGGCAGATCAGCGACCAGCTGCTGCAGGTCAAGCGGAACGCCGCCATCGACCAGATGCAGGCCGGGGTGTCCTACGCCCAGTCGCAGGTCTCCGGGATCGTCACCGGCGACGGTGCGAGTGTCCGGTCCACCCTGGACCGCACCGTGCGGGAGCTGCAGAGCCGCAACGGCGAGGCCGGCAACTTCGACGTCGTCATGGTCTACCGGACCGGCGACACCGCCCGCCCCGCGGCCAGCCGGCAGTTCCTCTACCCCGCGCTGCCCCCGGCCCTGGTCAGCGCCGTGGACGCCGGGTCGCAGAACTACCAGTACGCCGAGATGCCCGACGCCGGTCAGCAACCGGCACCGACGCTGCTGGTCGGCGCCCCGGTGCCCATCGACGGCCAGGGCGGGGAGCAGGTCGACCTCTACTACGCCTTCCCGCTGGACCAGGAGCAGGAGTCCCTGTCCCTCATCCGCAGCACGGTGGTGATCAGCGGGATCGCGCTGACCCTCTTCGTCGTCGGCATCGGGGTGCTGGTCACCCGCCTGGTGGTCGACCCGGTGCGCCGTGCCGCGCGGGGGGCGCAGAAGCTCGCCGAGGGGCAGCTGGAGGAACGGCTGGCGGTCAGCGGGGAGGACGACCTGGCCCGGTTGGCCAGCAGCTTCAACGCCATGGCCGACAGCCTGCAGAAGCAGATCACCCAGCTCGAGGGCCTGTCCCAGCTGCAGCAGCGGTTCACCTCCGACGTCTCGCACGAGCTGCGCACCCCGCTGACCACCGTGCAGATGGCCGCCGAGGTGCTCTACGAGTCGCGCACCGACTTCGACCCGGCCGTCGCCCGCTCCGCCGAGCTGCTCTACGCCGAGGTCAACCGGTTCGAGCTCCTGCTGTCGGACCTGCTGGAGATGGGCCGCTACGACGCCGGGGTCGCGGTGCTCGAGCCCGAACCCACCGACCTCGCCCCGCTGCTGCACCGGGTCGTCTCCGGGATGGAGACCCTCGCGGAGCGGCACGGCTGCCGGCTCGACGTCCGCACCCCCGACCGCGCCGTGATCGCCGACGTCGACGCCCGCCGGGTGCAGCGGGTGCTGCGCAACCTGGTCGGCAACGCCATCGAGCACGGGGCCGGACGGCCGGTGGAGCTCACGCTGGCCGCGAACCGCACAGCCGCGGCCATCACCGTGCGCGACCACGGCGTGGGGCTGTCCTCCGAGGACGCCCAGCACGTGTTCGACCGGTTCTGGCGGGCCGACCCGGCCCGGGTGCGCACCGTCGGCGGCTCGGGCCTGGGTCTGTCGATCAGCCTGGAGGACGCCCGGCTGCACGGTGGCTGGCTGCAGGTCTGGGGCCAGCCCGACCAGGGTGCCCAGTTCCGGTTGACCCTCCCGCTGTCCCCGGACACAGAGCTCACCGGTTCGCCCCTCCCGCTGCGCCCGGCCGTCGTCCGTCGTCCGGGGGTGGCCCGGTGA
- a CDS encoding TIGR03618 family F420-dependent PPOX class oxidoreductase yields the protein MARDELSDDLRTFFTERHLATLTTLRADGTPHVVPVGVTFDLETRTARVITSGGSVKARHVRDGAGTARVAVCQVDGRRWTTLEGVATLRDDAASVADAVTRYTARYRQPRENPARVVLEIAVDRVLGNQ from the coding sequence GTGGCCCGTGACGAGCTCTCCGACGACCTGCGCACCTTCTTCACCGAGCGGCACCTGGCGACCCTGACGACGCTGCGGGCCGACGGGACCCCGCACGTGGTCCCGGTCGGGGTGACGTTCGACCTCGAGACCCGCACCGCCCGGGTGATCACCTCGGGCGGCTCGGTGAAGGCCCGGCACGTGCGGGACGGCGCCGGGACGGCACGGGTGGCGGTCTGCCAGGTGGACGGGCGGCGCTGGACCACGCTGGAAGGCGTGGCCACCCTGCGGGACGACGCGGCGTCGGTGGCCGACGCGGTGACGCGGTACACCGCGCGCTACCGCCAGCCGCGGGAGAACCCGGCCCGGGTCGTCCTGGAGATCGCCGTCGACCGGGTCCTGGGCAACCAGTAG
- a CDS encoding ComF family protein, with translation MDGRRVLRSVVEDLLAPLADLVLPRVCAGCGGPGEVVCPRCARWLTHPHLARPRRHPEGFPPTVAAGPYAGPVKPVVLAFKEHGRAELAGPLGAALALAVVGVCQAARDGPGPLLLVPVPSSRAALRERGRDHVGELTSAAVRELRGSGLDARRARLLARRGRVADSAGLTAADRRANLAGTFVPRRAPGVPPDALVVLVDDVVTSGATLCEAAAALPVAPATGTVLAAVVAATPAGARPPVTAGPGVITVRHGRWG, from the coding sequence GTGGACGGACGCCGGGTGCTGCGCAGCGTGGTCGAGGACCTCCTCGCACCGCTCGCCGACCTCGTGCTGCCGCGGGTGTGTGCCGGGTGCGGGGGCCCGGGGGAGGTGGTCTGCCCGCGCTGCGCCCGGTGGCTGACCCACCCGCACCTGGCCCGGCCGCGGCGGCATCCCGAGGGTTTCCCGCCCACGGTCGCCGCCGGGCCCTACGCCGGACCGGTCAAGCCGGTGGTGCTGGCGTTCAAGGAGCACGGCCGGGCCGAGCTCGCCGGCCCGCTCGGCGCGGCCCTGGCCCTCGCCGTGGTCGGGGTCTGCCAGGCGGCACGGGACGGCCCCGGGCCCCTCCTGCTCGTGCCGGTGCCCAGCAGCCGGGCCGCGCTGCGCGAGCGCGGCCGGGACCACGTGGGGGAGCTGACCTCCGCCGCCGTGCGCGAGCTGCGGGGCTCCGGGCTGGACGCACGACGTGCCCGACTGCTCGCCCGACGAGGGCGCGTGGCGGACTCCGCCGGGCTCACCGCGGCCGACCGCCGGGCCAACCTGGCCGGCACCTTCGTGCCCCGGCGGGCCCCGGGGGTGCCACCGGACGCACTGGTCGTCCTCGTCGACGACGTGGTGACCAGCGGGGCGACGCTGTGCGAGGCGGCGGCCGCGCTGCCGGTCGCGCCGGCGACCGGCACGGTGCTGGCGGCCGTGGTCGCGGCGACCCCGGCCGGTGCTCGACCCCCGGTGACCGCTGGGCCAGGAGTGATCACGGTGCGTCACGGGCGGTGGGGGTGA
- the secA gene encoding preprotein translocase subunit SecA: MVFSKILRAGEGKLVRRLSKIADAVESLEDDVVDLTDAELRGKTDEFKERYADGESLDSMLPEAFAVVREGAGRTLGQRHYRVQLMGGAALHLGNIAEMRTGEGKTLTGVLPAYLNALTGDGVHVVTTNDYLARRDAEWMGRVHRFLGLSVGTILSGEKPAQRREQYAHDITHGTNNEFGFDYLRDNMAWTKGDLVQRGHHFAIVDEVDSILIDEARTPLIISGPAEQSAKWYGEFARMVPLMKKDRHYEVEESKRTVAVTEEGVEFVEDQLGIDNLYEAVNTPLIGYLNNALKAKELFHKDHEYIVTNGEVLIVDEFTGRVLAGRRYNEGMHQAIEAKEKVAIKDENQTLATITLQNYFRLYEKLSGMTGTAQTEAAELNQTYGVGVVPIPTNRPMVREDRSDVIYKTEKAKFDAVVDDIAERVEAGQPVLVGTASVEKSEMVSKVLLKRGIPHEVLNAKNHAREASIVAQAGRLASVTVATNMAGRGTDIQLGGNAEVIADDALRARGLHPTDTPEEYEAAWDDALAEAKAQVAKEHEDVVDAGGLYVLGTERHESRRIDNQLRGRSGRQGDPGESRFYLSLGDDLMRRFNGPMLESMMNTLRVPEDQPIESKMVSRAIRSAQTQVEQQNYETRKDVLKYDEVLNRQRTVIYDERRKVLDGEDLHEQIESMLDDVVSAYVDGATEAGYAEDWDLDQLWTGLKALYPVGLDQQDLLDEHADGDQSALTADVLKRELLADVQAQYEEREATLGAEVTRELERRVLLSVLDRKWREHLYEMDYLRAGIHLRAMANRDPVVEYQREGYDMFNAMLDGIKEESVGFLFNLEVKTKEQQEAEAKAKQDTAEAEALARAQAGNERVLARQAAAAAAAPAATPAAAAVTDGAAPTPTARRTPKAQAQAQAQAQAPAPAPAAEPAPVETGTGPALSVKGLEEPRADERLSYSAPSLDSSTTESGRAKAAKSATVTGTKTPARNAPCPCGSGKKYKQCHGVAAT; encoded by the coding sequence GTGGTGTTCTCGAAGATCCTGCGCGCTGGTGAAGGCAAGCTCGTCCGGCGGTTGTCCAAGATCGCCGACGCGGTCGAGTCCCTCGAGGACGACGTCGTCGACCTCACCGACGCCGAGCTGCGGGGCAAGACCGACGAGTTCAAGGAGCGCTACGCCGACGGCGAGTCGCTGGACTCGATGCTCCCCGAGGCGTTCGCCGTCGTCCGCGAGGGCGCCGGGCGCACGCTGGGCCAGCGGCACTACCGCGTCCAGCTCATGGGCGGTGCCGCCCTGCACCTGGGCAACATCGCGGAGATGCGCACCGGTGAGGGCAAGACCCTCACCGGTGTCCTTCCGGCCTACCTGAACGCCCTGACCGGCGACGGCGTGCACGTGGTCACCACCAACGACTACCTGGCCCGGCGCGACGCGGAGTGGATGGGCCGGGTGCACCGCTTCCTCGGCCTCTCGGTCGGCACGATCCTCTCCGGGGAGAAGCCGGCCCAGCGGCGTGAGCAGTACGCCCACGACATCACCCACGGCACGAACAACGAGTTCGGCTTCGACTACCTGCGCGACAACATGGCCTGGACCAAGGGCGACCTGGTCCAGCGCGGCCACCACTTCGCGATCGTCGACGAGGTCGACTCGATCCTCATCGACGAGGCCCGCACGCCGCTGATCATCAGCGGCCCGGCCGAGCAGTCCGCCAAGTGGTACGGCGAGTTCGCCCGCATGGTCCCGCTGATGAAGAAGGACCGGCACTACGAGGTCGAGGAGTCCAAGCGGACCGTCGCCGTCACCGAGGAGGGCGTCGAGTTCGTCGAGGACCAGCTCGGCATCGACAACCTCTACGAGGCCGTCAACACCCCGCTCATCGGCTACCTCAACAACGCGTTGAAGGCCAAGGAGCTCTTCCACAAGGACCACGAGTACATCGTCACCAACGGCGAGGTGCTCATCGTCGACGAGTTCACCGGCCGTGTGCTCGCCGGGCGTCGCTACAACGAGGGCATGCACCAGGCCATCGAGGCCAAGGAGAAGGTGGCGATCAAGGACGAGAACCAGACCCTCGCCACGATCACGCTGCAGAACTACTTCCGGCTCTACGAGAAGCTCTCCGGGATGACCGGCACGGCCCAGACCGAGGCCGCCGAGCTCAACCAGACCTACGGCGTCGGCGTCGTGCCCATCCCGACGAACCGCCCGATGGTCCGCGAGGACCGCTCCGACGTCATCTACAAGACCGAGAAGGCCAAGTTCGACGCCGTGGTGGACGACATCGCCGAGCGCGTGGAGGCCGGCCAGCCCGTGCTGGTGGGCACCGCGAGCGTGGAGAAGTCCGAGATGGTCTCCAAGGTGCTCCTCAAGCGGGGCATCCCGCACGAGGTGCTCAACGCCAAGAACCACGCCCGGGAGGCCTCGATCGTCGCCCAGGCGGGGCGGCTGGCCTCGGTCACCGTCGCCACCAACATGGCCGGCCGTGGCACCGACATCCAGCTCGGCGGCAACGCCGAGGTGATCGCCGACGACGCCCTCCGCGCCCGCGGCCTGCACCCCACGGACACCCCGGAGGAGTACGAGGCCGCCTGGGACGACGCGCTCGCCGAGGCCAAGGCCCAGGTCGCCAAGGAGCACGAGGACGTCGTCGACGCCGGCGGTCTGTACGTGCTGGGCACCGAGCGGCACGAGAGCCGGCGCATCGACAACCAGCTGCGCGGCCGCTCGGGTCGCCAGGGCGACCCGGGGGAGTCGCGGTTCTACCTGTCCCTGGGCGACGACCTGATGCGCCGGTTCAACGGCCCGATGCTCGAGTCGATGATGAACACCCTGCGGGTCCCCGAGGACCAGCCGATCGAGTCCAAGATGGTCAGCCGGGCGATCCGGTCGGCCCAGACCCAGGTCGAGCAGCAGAACTACGAGACCCGCAAGGATGTCCTCAAGTACGACGAGGTCCTCAACCGCCAGCGCACCGTCATCTACGACGAGCGGCGCAAGGTGCTCGACGGCGAGGACCTGCACGAGCAGATCGAGTCCATGCTCGACGACGTCGTGAGCGCCTACGTCGACGGCGCCACCGAGGCTGGGTACGCCGAGGACTGGGACCTCGACCAGCTGTGGACCGGCCTCAAGGCGCTGTACCCGGTGGGCCTGGACCAGCAGGACCTGCTCGACGAGCACGCCGACGGTGACCAGTCCGCGCTCACCGCGGACGTGCTCAAGCGCGAGCTGCTCGCCGACGTGCAGGCCCAGTACGAGGAGCGCGAGGCGACGCTGGGAGCCGAGGTGACCCGCGAGCTCGAGCGCCGCGTGCTGCTCAGCGTCCTGGACCGCAAGTGGCGCGAGCACCTCTACGAGATGGACTACCTGCGTGCGGGCATCCACCTGCGGGCGATGGCCAACCGCGACCCGGTCGTGGAGTACCAGCGCGAGGGCTACGACATGTTCAACGCGATGCTCGACGGGATCAAGGAGGAGTCCGTCGGCTTCCTGTTCAACCTCGAGGTCAAGACCAAGGAGCAGCAGGAGGCGGAGGCCAAGGCCAAGCAGGACACCGCCGAGGCCGAGGCGCTCGCCCGGGCCCAGGCCGGCAACGAGCGGGTCCTCGCCCGTCAGGCGGCTGCGGCCGCCGCCGCGCCGGCTGCGACCCCCGCAGCGGCTGCGGTGACCGACGGTGCCGCCCCCACGCCGACGGCCCGGCGCACCCCGAAGGCCCAGGCCCAGGCCCAGGCCCAGGCCCAGGCCCCGGCCCCGGCTCCTGCCGCCGAGCCCGCGCCGGTGGAGACCGGCACCGGCCCGGCGTTGTCGGTCAAGGGCCTCGAGGAGCCCCGGGCCGACGAGCGGCTCAGCTACTCCGCGCCGAGCCTGGACAGCTCCACCACCGAGTCCGGGCGGGCCAAGGCCGCGAAGTCCGCGACGGTCACCGGGACGAAGACCCCGGCCCGCAATGCTCCGTGCCCCTGCGGGTCGGGCAAGAAGTACAAGCAGTGCCACGGAGTGGCCGCCACCTGA
- a CDS encoding flagellar biosynthesis protein FlgA, translating into MATGTGTSRDAVSAAAPPDGPTPRRVRPPRWLDLRLVLGVLLVLGSVVVGARVVTAADATVPVWAASGDLAAGTVLTEEDLVATSVRLDDAAAAYLSTTTRPAGQVLGRAVSAGELLPRAALEPGSDLVQLALPVQAGYVPPSLARGQLVDVYAVADPAAGAGVVTGDVDLVVGGAPVQAVSGRGEGVLSTATTTVQVVVAVRADDAQDVLSAIGGRALVVVVRESAEGPVTATPGSTAPTTAGPTG; encoded by the coding sequence ATGGCCACGGGGACAGGCACGAGCAGGGACGCCGTGTCCGCGGCCGCGCCACCGGACGGGCCCACCCCACGCCGGGTGCGGCCACCCCGCTGGCTGGACCTGCGGCTGGTCCTGGGCGTGCTGCTCGTGCTGGGTTCCGTCGTGGTCGGTGCCCGGGTGGTCACCGCCGCCGACGCCACGGTGCCGGTCTGGGCAGCCTCGGGTGACCTGGCGGCGGGGACCGTCCTGACCGAGGAGGACCTGGTGGCCACCTCCGTCCGGCTCGACGACGCTGCCGCGGCCTACCTCTCGACCACGACGCGCCCCGCCGGTCAGGTGCTCGGCCGGGCGGTCTCGGCGGGGGAGCTGCTCCCGCGGGCCGCCCTGGAACCCGGCTCGGACCTGGTGCAGCTCGCCCTCCCCGTCCAGGCCGGCTACGTGCCGCCCAGCCTGGCCCGCGGGCAGCTGGTCGACGTCTACGCCGTCGCCGACCCCGCTGCCGGGGCGGGCGTCGTCACCGGCGACGTCGACCTCGTGGTCGGTGGCGCGCCCGTGCAGGCGGTGTCCGGTCGGGGGGAGGGCGTGCTGTCCACCGCCACCACGACGGTCCAGGTGGTCGTCGCGGTCCGGGCCGACGACGCCCAGGACGTGTTGTCCGCGATCGGCGGCCGGGCGTTGGTCGTCGTGGTCCGCGAGTCCGCCGAGGGCCCGGTGACCGCGACCCCGGGGTCGACGGCCCCGACCACGGCCGGGCCGACCGGCTGA
- a CDS encoding SDR family NAD(P)-dependent oxidoreductase, whose product MELQGARVLVAGATGVLGGALARGLAGAGARLAVTGRDPGRVQALATDLGGVPSWTVDAVDVDAVRATVAAAADALGGLDAVVVATGVVAFGPAADADDAVTEELFAVNTLAPMSLVRAALPRLTDGGAVVLLSAIVADAPTLQMAEYSASKAALSAWASVLRREVRARSLTVLDVKPPHVDTGLVDRALAGSPPKLPAGFDQQAVVDTVLEGMRQGSREVVLDPKEKRLVLR is encoded by the coding sequence GTGGAACTCCAGGGAGCGCGCGTGTTGGTGGCCGGGGCGACGGGCGTGCTGGGCGGTGCCCTTGCCCGGGGTCTGGCCGGCGCCGGCGCCCGGCTGGCGGTGACCGGCCGCGACCCCGGCCGTGTGCAGGCACTGGCCACCGACCTCGGCGGGGTGCCCTCCTGGACCGTGGACGCCGTCGACGTCGACGCCGTGCGGGCCACCGTGGCCGCTGCCGCCGACGCCCTGGGCGGGCTGGACGCGGTCGTCGTCGCGACCGGGGTGGTCGCGTTCGGGCCGGCGGCCGACGCCGACGACGCCGTCACCGAGGAGCTGTTCGCGGTGAACACGCTGGCCCCGATGAGCCTGGTCCGGGCCGCGCTGCCCCGGTTGACCGACGGGGGAGCGGTCGTCCTGCTCTCCGCGATCGTGGCCGACGCGCCGACGCTGCAGATGGCCGAGTACTCCGCCTCCAAGGCCGCGCTGTCGGCGTGGGCGTCGGTGCTGCGGCGGGAGGTGCGAGCCCGGTCGCTGACCGTCCTGGACGTCAAGCCCCCGCACGTGGACACCGGCCTGGTCGACCGCGCGCTGGCCGGCTCGCCGCCGAAGCTGCCCGCCGGGTTCGACCAGCAGGCCGTGGTGGACACGGTGCTCGAGGGGATGCGGCAGGGCAGTCGCGAGGTCGTGCTGGACCCGAAGGAGAAGCGGCTCGTCCTGCGCTGA
- a CDS encoding adenosylhomocysteinase — MTASTGARVLTTDDFKVADLSLAGFGRKEISLAEHEMPGLMALREEFGEEKPLAGARIAGSLHMTVQTAVLIETLTALGADVRWVSCNIFSTQDHAAAAIAVGPEGTADAPSGTPVFAWKGESLEEYWWCTQRLFEFRDESGTVIGPNMILDDGGDATMLVHLGTRFAADGAVPDTTESDSDEFSVVLQVLRDTLAQDQQYWTRIGEAVKGVTEETTTGVLRLYELARDGRLLFPAINVNDSVTKSKFDNLYGCRHSLIDGINRATDVMIGGKVAVVCGFGDVGKGSAEALRGQGARVIVTEIDPICALQAAMEGYQVTTLDDVIGTADIIITTTGNKDIISAEQLAATKHQAIIGNIGHFDNEIDMAGLSKTPGVVKTNIKPQVDEWKFEDGHTIIVLSEGRLLNLGNATGHPSFVMSNSFTNQVLAQIELWGNRAAYEGKTPGVTVLPKHLDEKVARLHLDALGVKLTELSKVQADYLGVPVEGPYKSDHYRY; from the coding sequence ATGACCGCCTCTACTGGCGCACGCGTACTGACCACCGACGACTTCAAGGTCGCCGACCTCTCCCTCGCCGGCTTCGGCCGCAAGGAGATCTCCCTCGCCGAGCACGAGATGCCGGGCCTCATGGCCCTGCGCGAGGAGTTCGGCGAGGAGAAGCCCCTCGCCGGCGCCCGCATCGCCGGCTCGCTGCACATGACCGTGCAGACCGCCGTCCTCATCGAGACCCTGACCGCGCTGGGCGCCGACGTCCGCTGGGTCTCCTGCAACATCTTCTCCACCCAGGACCACGCCGCCGCGGCCATCGCCGTGGGCCCCGAGGGCACCGCCGACGCGCCGTCGGGCACCCCCGTCTTCGCCTGGAAGGGCGAGTCGCTGGAGGAGTACTGGTGGTGCACCCAGCGCCTGTTCGAGTTCCGTGACGAGTCCGGCACCGTCATCGGCCCGAACATGATCCTCGACGACGGCGGCGACGCCACGATGCTCGTCCACCTCGGCACCCGGTTCGCCGCGGACGGCGCCGTGCCCGACACCACCGAGTCCGACAGCGACGAGTTCTCCGTCGTCCTGCAGGTCCTGCGCGACACGCTCGCCCAGGACCAGCAGTACTGGACCCGCATCGGCGAGGCCGTCAAGGGCGTCACCGAGGAGACCACCACCGGCGTCCTGCGGCTCTACGAGCTCGCCCGCGACGGCCGCCTGCTCTTCCCGGCGATCAACGTCAACGACTCGGTCACCAAGAGCAAGTTCGACAACCTCTACGGCTGCCGGCACTCCCTCATCGACGGCATCAACCGCGCCACCGACGTGATGATCGGCGGCAAGGTCGCCGTCGTCTGCGGCTTCGGCGACGTCGGCAAGGGCAGCGCCGAGGCCCTCCGCGGCCAGGGCGCCCGGGTCATCGTCACCGAGATCGACCCCATCTGTGCCCTGCAGGCCGCCATGGAGGGCTACCAGGTCACCACGCTGGACGACGTGATCGGCACCGCCGACATCATCATCACGACGACCGGCAACAAGGACATCATCTCCGCCGAGCAGCTGGCCGCCACCAAGCACCAGGCGATCATCGGCAACATCGGGCACTTCGACAACGAGATCGACATGGCCGGTCTGTCCAAGACCCCCGGCGTGGTGAAGACGAACATCAAGCCGCAGGTCGACGAGTGGAAGTTCGAGGACGGCCACACGATCATCGTGCTGTCCGAGGGTCGGCTGCTGAACCTGGGCAACGCCACCGGGCACCCCAGCTTCGTGATGAGCAACTCCTTCACCAACCAGGTGCTCGCCCAGATCGAGCTGTGGGGCAACCGCGCGGCCTACGAGGGCAAGACCCCCGGCGTCACCGTGCTCCCCAAGCACCTCGACGAGAAGGTCGCCCGCCTCCACCTCGACGCCCTCGGCGTGAAGCTCACCGAGCTGTCCAAGGTGCAGGCTGACTACCTCGGCGTCCCGGTCGAGGGCCCGTACAAGAGCGACCACTACCGCTACTAG
- a CDS encoding response regulator transcription factor, with translation MGGVSPAASPPGPSRGRVLVVDDDAALAEMLGIVLRREGYEPAFVADGARAVATFQQVRPDLVLLDLMLPGRNGLQICADIRTQSSVPIIMLTAKGDTIDVVQGLEAGADDYVTKPFKPVELVARVRSQLRRGETGQAENLVIGDVAIDVPAHQVTRGGEAIALTPLEFDLLVALARKPRQVFTRELLLEQVWGYRHAADTRLVNVHVQRLRAKVERDPERPEVVLTVRGVGYKAGPP, from the coding sequence ATGGGGGGCGTGTCACCCGCTGCGTCACCCCCCGGTCCCTCCCGTGGGCGAGTGCTGGTCGTCGACGACGACGCCGCGCTGGCCGAGATGCTCGGCATCGTGCTGCGCCGGGAGGGCTACGAACCGGCGTTCGTCGCCGACGGCGCGCGGGCGGTCGCCACGTTCCAGCAGGTCCGGCCCGACCTGGTGCTGCTGGACCTCATGCTCCCCGGGCGCAACGGGCTGCAGATCTGCGCCGACATCCGCACCCAGTCCAGCGTCCCGATCATCATGCTGACCGCCAAGGGCGACACCATCGACGTCGTCCAGGGCCTCGAGGCCGGTGCCGACGACTACGTCACCAAGCCGTTCAAGCCCGTCGAGCTCGTCGCCCGGGTGCGCTCCCAGCTGCGCCGCGGGGAGACCGGGCAGGCCGAGAACCTGGTCATCGGCGACGTCGCGATCGACGTCCCGGCCCACCAGGTCACCCGCGGTGGGGAGGCCATCGCACTCACCCCGCTGGAGTTCGACCTGCTCGTGGCGCTGGCCCGCAAGCCCCGCCAGGTCTTCACCCGTGAGCTGCTGCTCGAGCAGGTGTGGGGCTACCGGCACGCCGCCGACACCCGCCTGGTGAACGTGCACGTCCAGCGGTTGCGCGCCAAGGTCGAGCGCGACCCCGAGCGGCCCGAGGTGGTGCTCACCGTGCGCGGCGTCGGCTACAAGGCCGGTCCGCCGTGA